One region of Niallia sp. Man26 genomic DNA includes:
- a CDS encoding MFS transporter encodes MASDYRISMLVIDQPGVLARISNLFGAHEVNIESIQTKKYKEATRIRIASNAEEHQVQNLIVGLQGLMDVVDIDASELQRSAFQQRLLERTSSIQVMREQRMLSRKVSFWLVACCLFLTLFGTNIPASLYTLYRQEWGLSSGMITLVFAIYAFTVIPAIIVAGQLSDQIGRKKVLIPGILFSLIGTACFTVANGLGMLLIARLFQGLSVGILNGVAVAALTELDEKRDKKKTALICALAVTLGNAIGPILSGLLGDFAPYPLRLSYYVHLLFILPCFAALFFLNENARPGLQPVKLKKPYVPKSIVKAFILASFTSFIAWSIISMFMSLIPSNLSSFTHVSSLTVSGIVVALGLIAAAVNQILLKQFSLQTMISVGYILLALGLILLVITIAAKSLTLLLISAVLIGGGNGPAYAGSLALINERSPAKIKGNIVSTFFVITYLGVSLPVIGLGFLSQQLGVGGAVNLYVLIMGVLLLLTVAFGLKEKKNIF; translated from the coding sequence ATGGCTTCTGATTATCGAATTTCCATGCTAGTTATAGATCAGCCGGGAGTCCTGGCTCGTATATCCAATTTATTTGGAGCACATGAAGTTAATATAGAAAGTATTCAAACAAAAAAATACAAAGAGGCGACTAGAATCAGAATCGCGAGCAATGCGGAAGAGCATCAGGTTCAGAATCTGATTGTAGGTCTGCAAGGCTTGATGGACGTTGTGGATATCGACGCTTCTGAATTGCAGAGGTCTGCCTTCCAGCAAAGACTGCTTGAACGCACTAGCTCTATTCAAGTGATGCGTGAGCAGCGCATGCTGAGCAGGAAGGTTTCCTTCTGGCTTGTTGCTTGCTGTTTGTTCCTGACGCTCTTTGGCACAAATATTCCGGCTTCCCTTTATACACTCTATCGCCAAGAGTGGGGATTATCATCCGGAATGATAACTTTAGTGTTTGCCATTTATGCGTTTACGGTTATCCCAGCCATTATCGTGGCCGGACAGCTCTCTGATCAAATTGGGAGAAAAAAGGTCCTTATACCAGGAATACTGTTTTCCCTGATTGGAACTGCGTGCTTTACGGTTGCTAATGGACTAGGCATGCTTTTGATTGCAAGACTGTTTCAAGGCTTATCTGTCGGAATATTAAATGGTGTTGCGGTTGCGGCGTTAACTGAATTAGACGAAAAGAGAGATAAAAAGAAAACGGCCCTTATTTGTGCCCTTGCTGTAACGCTTGGAAATGCGATTGGCCCGATTCTGTCTGGATTGCTTGGCGACTTTGCGCCATATCCTTTGCGATTATCATACTATGTGCATTTACTGTTTATCCTGCCATGCTTTGCAGCTTTATTCTTTTTGAATGAAAATGCACGCCCTGGCCTGCAGCCGGTTAAGCTGAAAAAGCCTTATGTACCGAAATCAATAGTGAAGGCATTTATTTTGGCATCATTTACGTCATTTATCGCTTGGTCTATTATCAGCATGTTTATGAGCTTAATTCCTTCTAATCTATCAAGCTTCACACATGTGTCTTCGCTGACTGTTTCCGGCATTGTTGTTGCATTAGGCTTAATCGCAGCAGCAGTAAACCAAATACTGCTGAAACAATTCTCATTGCAGACGATGATTTCAGTCGGTTATATATTATTGGCGTTAGGCTTAATTTTATTAGTAATTACTATCGCCGCAAAATCGCTGACATTGCTTCTTATTTCTGCTGTGCTGATCGGCGGGGGGAACGGACCTGCCTATGCAGGAAGCCTTGCGTTAATTAATGAAAGATCGCCTGCAAAAATTAAAGGCAATATCGTCTCAACTTTTTTTGTCATCACGTATTTAGGTGTCAGCCTGCCTGTAATCGGATTAGGCTTTCTGTCCCAGCAGTTAGGTGTGGGCGGTGCTGTTAATTTGTATGTACTCATCATGGGAGTGCTGCTGCTGTTGACAGTTGCTTTCGGATTAAAAGAGAAAAAGAATATATTTTAG
- a CDS encoding lamin tail domain-containing protein, producing the protein MISRKRGKTSKKWMLLVLMVVFFFSTIFTSSRPAVSYAAEPLEPQQAPSSPDEESEKSTDSSSETIDKEQNEAPANSEDEITEEKPSEETETKAAEEPVVKQEEETKTETPAEEVTEKPAAEEPKQEDVEQPQAETSEEDFSKYPQLLITEISPDSKGTDSYEYVEVYNNTNQTLNLGSYAFYYQFTDGSQGDKLLSLPDKTIASGETQVIWFNKDDLNISDFNKHFQTALTEKQLLSFKGDFTGFANGGNRAVAIKSLTGTEIISANYLPGETDNTGLTVAYRYPANGTVMDKLKTKAAPTPGTLLEDQVPASQVEISPPAADNEAPQISHSAVKSSKQGTAIKIAANIADNMKIPSATLHYKQEGEDTYQSMLMSKDASSITGFSAVIPEEAVQANIHYYIEATDGTSTAKTEEYVIEVAKQEDTYSSIPLLLTELAPNSKGSGTDYYEYIELYNNTNQPVSLKNYSFAYRYTDGSREDVSFKVPDAVIKPQSTVVLWFNNGDKALADFNSQYGTSLTEENLLSFTDSFPGFANGGNRAIIIKDRGGNELVSASYLGEETNNDGKVIQYLFPKSGTEMEKLEVLASPNPGSLKQGQVPTKPVELDQSDDSNPPTISHEAVSSGEAFADIAVEAVVKDDKSKPFVTLYYKSESQNEYLSLSMTEDTKEAGKYKAVIPAEDVDSNITYYIEASDGANSAETDKFTVAVKKVSTDYSKVPELFVTELVPDSSNVNSADGYEFIEVYNNTNKPVNFKDYKIQYRYGTDPASDVVWPSVPEDVVIPAKGTLVFWIINNANGDKTVADFNANYGTNLMENKDIVRIQSDGMANSDLRGIAVATNTQEEISVAYYNDVLGVDDTAANKGILYKYPQDGSTTAIKVSSGEKLGTPGSVEASQVPGKPVAVEEDTTPPTIENTTALTETGIEDITVSAKANDNNGVKTVAVYYRTNGEQEYERLLLKKDGNDNLYTTSIYAANFIAKEYVEYYLTASDGVNEVQTEKQQIKINNPENAEELRLNVKDGSIVSGNVLLKGTSSNHDADKVKLFIDGKELSAAMNPSLETQAYLAVEISSLNMYFKNAITMGDEIIQLLDKDNMSYWKTFTIPIDAEKLKQGVNEITVRAGNKASPFQLEESEENRDDYSLRNVRLVLADGTILRDPEKSDPNKIYDMGDDGTYRPFEHFHFTLNSEQTSAAAYNWDSKTVGDGKHTISAKDGQNEKSVSILVDNTAPAIETNMKKQEYRGAFTINASASDEIAGVESFQMMLDDEIIEAPYETASSKLSPGEHVLSVTAVDKAGNIAEKQVTFTVNDENPTKPELVSPADNAETVKGNPLLKVKVADPTNDKLDVSFYKGFKYSASSSNVKAFQHASDTEPPAEQKPAGEKALSDNEIASVSTLDGKYLTTDSDTQFPYHRFDVELDSSVGEEDLVELEWSGKSLEGRKVSMYAWSFVENKWKMLTYKIAGSADFELKANVAVKEFAKDSKINVIIQDEIPSSPDEYDYTFVWMSDTQYYAESYPYIFKRQTEWIAEMKDQLKIKYVFHTGDLVDEADKEQQWKYADEYMQVLDDNGIPYGVLAGNHDVDQLSNDYNEYYKWFGADRFSSKSYYGDSYKNNRGHYDLISSGGNDFIMLYMGWGVDDEDIAWMNNVLKQYPDRKAILNFHEYLLVSGNRSPIGEKLYEEVVKPNKNVLAVLSGHYHDSETLISEVDDNGDGTADREVYQMLGDYQGGPEGGQGYLKLLHFDQDNNRIIVNTYSPYLDDYNFYDPAEYPGKDELVINMDLEAEKKRVATDYFAVNVYTNDEIGKQENVDSGKTAEVEWEGLEEGKEYAWYAVAADDYTGKAVSTIWTFIKGAKEDDTGTPEEPSDGDNGETPGDTDPSDGDNGETPGDTDPSDGDNGEIPGDTGPSDGDNGETPGDTDPSDGDNGETPGGNSSDGDVDETPVNADPSHGNNGAAPPAANPSNNNSNISGSTTTSGNVKTDTDNHKGSNSQYVRSANDNSDNSWLPNTATSNYTILLIGAALAATGIVIYAHIRRRAKIVQNR; encoded by the coding sequence ATGATTAGTCGCAAGAGGGGAAAGACGAGTAAGAAATGGATGTTGCTTGTGCTCATGGTTGTGTTCTTTTTTTCTACTATTTTTACAAGCAGCCGCCCTGCAGTATCGTACGCAGCAGAACCTTTAGAACCTCAGCAAGCGCCATCATCACCTGATGAAGAATCAGAAAAAAGCACAGACAGCTCCAGTGAAACAATCGATAAGGAGCAAAATGAAGCACCTGCTAATTCAGAAGATGAAATAACAGAAGAAAAGCCTTCAGAAGAAACGGAAACAAAAGCAGCAGAGGAGCCTGTTGTAAAACAAGAGGAAGAAACGAAAACAGAGACTCCAGCTGAAGAAGTAACAGAAAAGCCTGCTGCAGAAGAACCGAAGCAGGAGGATGTGGAACAGCCGCAAGCGGAAACTTCTGAAGAAGATTTCAGTAAGTACCCCCAGCTGTTAATAACAGAAATTTCTCCTGATTCTAAAGGGACTGATTCCTATGAGTATGTGGAAGTGTACAATAATACGAATCAGACACTTAATCTTGGAAGCTATGCCTTTTACTATCAATTTACAGATGGCAGCCAAGGTGATAAACTTCTCAGTTTGCCTGACAAGACAATTGCCTCAGGAGAAACCCAAGTGATTTGGTTCAATAAAGATGATTTAAACATAAGTGATTTTAATAAGCATTTTCAAACAGCTTTAACAGAAAAGCAACTTCTTTCTTTTAAAGGTGATTTCACTGGATTTGCAAACGGTGGAAATCGTGCAGTTGCGATAAAGAGCCTTACAGGAACCGAAATCATTTCTGCGAACTACTTGCCTGGAGAAACTGACAATACCGGGTTAACAGTTGCATATCGTTATCCTGCTAATGGTACAGTCATGGACAAGCTGAAAACGAAAGCTGCTCCAACACCTGGTACCTTATTGGAAGATCAAGTTCCAGCTAGTCAAGTGGAGATTAGTCCTCCAGCTGCTGATAATGAAGCTCCGCAAATTTCACATAGCGCAGTTAAAAGCAGCAAACAGGGTACAGCCATTAAAATTGCAGCAAATATCGCAGATAATATGAAAATTCCGTCGGCAACTCTTCATTATAAACAAGAAGGGGAAGACACTTATCAGTCTATGCTCATGAGCAAGGATGCCAGCAGCATCACCGGCTTTTCTGCCGTAATTCCAGAGGAAGCTGTCCAAGCCAATATTCATTATTACATAGAGGCGACAGATGGAACATCAACTGCCAAAACAGAGGAATATGTGATTGAAGTAGCTAAACAGGAAGATACATATAGCTCCATACCGCTTCTTCTAACTGAATTGGCACCGAACTCAAAAGGAAGCGGCACAGACTACTATGAATATATTGAACTTTATAACAATACAAACCAGCCAGTATCATTGAAGAACTACTCATTTGCCTACCGCTACACAGATGGCAGCAGGGAAGATGTTAGTTTTAAAGTGCCTGATGCAGTTATTAAACCGCAATCAACGGTTGTGCTTTGGTTCAATAATGGTGATAAAGCCTTGGCTGATTTTAACAGTCAGTACGGCACAAGTTTAACAGAAGAAAACCTGCTGTCCTTTACTGATTCTTTCCCAGGATTCGCAAATGGAGGTAATCGGGCGATCATTATCAAAGATCGTGGCGGAAATGAGCTTGTTTCTGCGTCCTATTTGGGAGAAGAAACTAATAATGACGGCAAGGTAATCCAATACTTGTTCCCGAAAAGCGGAACGGAAATGGAAAAGCTTGAGGTTCTAGCAAGTCCTAACCCAGGCAGTTTGAAACAAGGCCAAGTGCCGACAAAACCAGTTGAGCTTGATCAGTCTGACGATTCGAATCCGCCAACTATCAGCCATGAGGCAGTCAGCAGCGGAGAAGCCTTCGCCGATATTGCTGTTGAAGCTGTTGTGAAGGATGATAAGTCAAAACCGTTTGTAACATTGTACTATAAGTCAGAATCACAGAATGAGTATCTTTCTTTATCTATGACAGAGGATACAAAGGAAGCTGGCAAGTATAAAGCAGTTATACCTGCTGAAGATGTAGATTCTAATATAACGTACTATATTGAAGCAAGTGATGGAGCAAACAGTGCGGAAACAGACAAATTTACCGTTGCGGTCAAAAAGGTTAGTACGGATTATTCGAAAGTACCAGAGCTGTTTGTGACAGAATTGGTGCCTGACAGCTCGAATGTTAATTCAGCAGATGGCTATGAATTTATTGAAGTCTATAACAATACGAATAAACCAGTAAACTTTAAAGATTATAAGATTCAATACCGATATGGAACAGATCCTGCAAGTGATGTTGTCTGGCCATCGGTTCCTGAGGATGTTGTTATTCCGGCGAAAGGGACATTGGTATTCTGGATCATTAATAATGCTAATGGAGATAAGACGGTTGCCGACTTTAACGCTAATTACGGGACTAATCTTATGGAAAACAAAGATATTGTCCGCATTCAGAGTGATGGAATGGCGAACAGTGATTTAAGGGGAATTGCCGTTGCAACAAATACACAAGAAGAGATTAGTGTAGCTTACTATAATGACGTTCTCGGTGTGGATGATACTGCCGCTAACAAGGGGATTTTGTATAAATATCCGCAGGACGGCTCCACAACTGCAATTAAGGTAAGCAGCGGTGAAAAGTTAGGAACTCCAGGAAGTGTGGAAGCAAGTCAAGTGCCTGGCAAGCCAGTTGCTGTGGAGGAAGATACAACACCGCCGACAATTGAAAATACGACAGCACTAACAGAAACAGGAATAGAGGATATTACAGTTTCCGCAAAAGCAAATGATAATAACGGGGTAAAAACAGTTGCTGTTTATTATCGGACAAATGGTGAACAGGAATATGAGCGCCTTCTGTTGAAAAAGGATGGCAATGATAATCTCTATACAACGAGCATTTATGCTGCCAACTTTATTGCTAAAGAGTATGTCGAGTATTATTTGACTGCATCCGATGGTGTGAATGAAGTGCAGACAGAAAAGCAGCAAATCAAGATTAATAACCCGGAAAATGCAGAAGAGCTTCGCCTTAATGTAAAGGATGGCAGCATTGTCAGCGGCAATGTTCTGCTGAAAGGAACGTCGAGTAATCATGACGCTGATAAAGTAAAGCTTTTTATTGATGGAAAAGAATTGTCAGCAGCAATGAACCCGTCACTTGAAACACAAGCCTATTTGGCTGTTGAAATAAGCAGTCTGAATATGTATTTCAAAAATGCAATCACGATGGGTGATGAAATTATCCAGCTGCTTGATAAGGATAATATGTCATATTGGAAGACGTTTACGATTCCGATTGATGCTGAAAAACTGAAGCAGGGAGTCAATGAAATCACAGTCCGTGCCGGAAATAAAGCATCGCCGTTCCAGCTCGAAGAAAGTGAAGAAAACAGGGATGATTATTCATTGCGTAATGTCAGACTTGTGCTTGCAGACGGAACTATTTTAAGAGACCCAGAGAAGAGTGATCCCAATAAGATTTATGATATGGGAGATGACGGAACGTATCGTCCTTTCGAGCATTTCCATTTTACACTTAATAGTGAGCAAACTAGCGCTGCTGCCTATAATTGGGACAGTAAAACAGTTGGTGATGGAAAGCACACTATAAGTGCGAAGGATGGACAAAATGAAAAGTCTGTTTCCATCTTGGTGGACAATACGGCACCTGCTATTGAAACAAACATGAAAAAGCAAGAATACAGAGGAGCCTTTACCATTAATGCCAGCGCAAGTGATGAAATTGCTGGAGTAGAATCGTTCCAGATGATGCTTGATGATGAAATAATCGAAGCTCCATATGAAACAGCGTCATCTAAACTTTCTCCAGGAGAACATGTATTATCTGTTACGGCAGTAGATAAGGCAGGCAATATTGCCGAAAAACAAGTGACTTTTACAGTGAATGATGAAAATCCAACAAAGCCCGAGCTTGTATCACCTGCAGATAATGCAGAAACTGTAAAAGGCAATCCACTGTTAAAAGTGAAGGTTGCAGATCCGACGAACGATAAGCTGGATGTTTCCTTTTATAAGGGCTTTAAATATTCAGCAAGTAGCAGCAATGTAAAAGCCTTTCAGCATGCGAGTGACACAGAGCCGCCAGCCGAGCAAAAGCCAGCAGGTGAGAAAGCACTGTCTGACAATGAAATTGCGTCGGTTTCAACGCTTGACGGAAAATATTTGACGACAGATTCTGATACACAATTCCCATATCATCGTTTTGATGTCGAGCTGGATTCATCAGTAGGCGAGGAAGATTTAGTGGAGCTAGAGTGGAGCGGAAAATCGCTTGAAGGCCGAAAAGTATCTATGTATGCGTGGAGTTTTGTTGAAAACAAATGGAAGATGCTCACATATAAGATAGCTGGCAGTGCTGACTTTGAATTAAAAGCAAATGTAGCTGTCAAAGAGTTTGCGAAGGATTCCAAAATTAATGTTATTATTCAGGATGAAATCCCAAGCTCTCCAGATGAGTATGATTATACGTTTGTATGGATGTCAGACACACAATATTATGCGGAGAGCTACCCGTATATTTTCAAGCGCCAGACAGAGTGGATTGCTGAAATGAAGGACCAGCTGAAAATAAAGTATGTGTTCCATACTGGTGACCTTGTTGATGAAGCAGATAAAGAGCAGCAATGGAAATATGCCGATGAATATATGCAGGTGCTTGATGACAACGGCATTCCGTATGGTGTTTTGGCAGGAAATCATGATGTAGACCAGCTGTCGAATGACTATAACGAATATTATAAATGGTTCGGTGCAGACAGATTCAGCAGCAAGTCTTATTATGGAGATTCCTACAAAAACAACAGAGGACACTATGATTTAATTTCATCTGGCGGCAATGATTTTATCATGCTGTATATGGGCTGGGGCGTTGATGATGAGGATATTGCTTGGATGAATAACGTCCTTAAGCAATATCCAGATCGCAAAGCAATCCTTAACTTCCATGAATATTTACTTGTTTCTGGGAACAGAAGCCCGATTGGTGAAAAGCTGTATGAAGAGGTTGTAAAACCAAACAAAAATGTACTCGCAGTATTAAGCGGTCATTACCATGATTCAGAAACACTTATCAGTGAAGTGGACGATAATGGTGATGGAACAGCTGACAGAGAAGTGTACCAAATGCTTGGTGATTATCAAGGAGGTCCTGAAGGAGGTCAAGGTTATTTAAAACTACTTCACTTTGATCAGGACAATAACCGAATTATTGTTAACACATACTCACCATATTTAGATGATTATAATTTCTATGATCCAGCAGAATATCCAGGTAAAGATGAGCTTGTTATAAACATGGACCTGGAAGCAGAGAAAAAGCGGGTTGCAACTGATTATTTCGCTGTTAATGTTTATACGAATGACGAAATCGGCAAACAGGAAAATGTCGACAGCGGCAAAACGGCAGAAGTCGAGTGGGAAGGGCTTGAAGAAGGTAAGGAATACGCCTGGTATGCTGTTGCAGCAGATGATTATACAGGAAAAGCTGTATCAACTATTTGGACTTTCATAAAAGGTGCAAAAGAGGACGATACAGGAACTCCTGAGGAACCTTCTGATGGAGATAACGGAGAAACGCCAGGAGACACAGATCCATCTGATGGAGATAATGGAGAAACGCCAGGAGACACAGATCCATCTGATGGAGATAATGGTGAAATACCAGGAGATACAGGTCCATCTGATGGAGATAATGGAGAAACGCCAGGAGATACAGATCCATCTGATGGAGATAATGGAGAAACGCCAGGAGGCAATTCATCTGACGGAGATGTTGATGAAACACCAGTAAATGCAGATCCATCACATGGAAATAATGGAGCAGCCCCGCCAGCTGCTAATCCGTCCAATAATAATAGCAACATTTCAGGAAGCACAACTACAAGTGGAAATGTCAAAACGGACACAGATAATCACAAAGGAAGCAATAGCCAGTATGTAAGATCAGCGAATGATAACAGCGATAATTCCTGGCTGCCAAATACAGCTACGTCGAATTATACTATTCTTTTGATAGGCGCAGCTTTAGCTGCAACTGGCATAGTTATTTATGCACACATTAGAAGAAGAGCTAAAATCGTTCAAAATCGTTAA
- a CDS encoding formate/nitrite transporter family protein has product MEGASLYQVEKLALKKWKIFKRSKFRFFMRAVVASMFIGFGVIVAFKTGNFFYAEGSPFAYPAAALVFGAAIILIAYGGGDLFTGNTFYYTYAALRKKIAWLDVFKVWGTSYAGNICGAVFFAVFIYLTGLFKSHEVNEFLLHAAQTKIEAPISELFFRGILCNWLVCLAFFIPMALKEDIAKIFAMILFVFCFFISGYEHSIANMATFSISLILDQNPAITLPGIIRNIIPVTLGNLIGGVGFMGVMYYYVNKPFMDEDIEEK; this is encoded by the coding sequence ATGGAAGGCGCATCTCTTTATCAAGTGGAAAAACTGGCACTAAAGAAATGGAAAATATTTAAGCGAAGCAAGTTTCGATTTTTTATGCGTGCTGTTGTAGCAAGCATGTTTATCGGTTTTGGTGTAATTGTTGCCTTTAAGACTGGAAATTTCTTTTATGCAGAAGGCTCACCCTTCGCATATCCTGCTGCAGCACTCGTTTTCGGGGCTGCTATCATCCTGATAGCATATGGTGGAGGAGACTTGTTCACAGGCAATACCTTCTATTATACGTATGCTGCATTGCGGAAAAAAATCGCCTGGCTTGATGTATTCAAAGTGTGGGGAACAAGTTATGCCGGCAATATATGCGGCGCTGTCTTTTTCGCAGTATTTATTTATTTGACAGGTTTATTCAAATCCCATGAGGTCAATGAATTTCTACTGCATGCAGCTCAGACGAAAATTGAAGCACCTATAAGCGAGCTTTTCTTTCGCGGCATTCTTTGTAACTGGCTCGTCTGTCTCGCCTTCTTTATTCCAATGGCTTTAAAGGAGGATATTGCGAAAATATTCGCCATGATATTATTCGTTTTTTGCTTCTTCATCTCTGGATATGAGCACAGTATTGCTAATATGGCAACCTTCTCTATTTCATTAATACTTGACCAAAACCCTGCCATTACTTTGCCTGGGATTATACGCAATATTATCCCTGTTACGTTAGGCAATCTAATCGGAGGTGTCGGTTTTATGGGCGTGATGTACTATTATGTGAATAAGCCATTTATGGATGAAGATATAGAAGAAAAATAA
- the queG gene encoding tRNA epoxyqueuosine(34) reductase QueG, translating into MDYDQLKQDIINYSKTIGIDKIGFTTASTFEEMRIRLIRQQELNFQSGFEEKDIEKRVNPSLLLDQPKSIISIALAYPSKMKERVSSKKGARRGIFCRASWGTDYHVVLRDRLSKLEKYIMDRVPDALCKSMVDTGELVDRAVAQRAGVGWSAKNCAIITPEFGSYVYLGEMITNLPFTPDTPMEDQCGECNKCIDACPTGALIQGGQLNAQRCIAFQTQTKGFLAEEFREKLGNRIYGCDTCQTICPKNKGMDFHNHIEMEPDPEIAKPLLVPLLTISNKEFKEKYGHISGSWRGKKPIQRNALIALAHFKEDSAVPDIIGVMKNDPRPVIRGTAAWALGKIGGDESRQALTTLSNKETDPEVLQEMQDALARLSS; encoded by the coding sequence ATGGACTACGATCAACTGAAGCAGGATATCATTAATTACAGCAAAACAATTGGAATTGATAAAATCGGCTTCACTACTGCAAGTACCTTTGAAGAAATGAGAATCAGATTGATAAGGCAGCAGGAGCTCAATTTTCAATCAGGCTTTGAGGAGAAGGATATCGAAAAAAGAGTGAATCCCTCCCTCCTTTTAGATCAGCCAAAATCAATTATTTCCATTGCTTTAGCATACCCTTCCAAAATGAAGGAGCGTGTCTCCAGCAAAAAAGGAGCAAGACGAGGAATATTCTGCCGTGCTTCGTGGGGAACAGACTACCATGTTGTTTTGCGGGACAGGCTTTCTAAGCTGGAAAAATATATTATGGACAGAGTTCCTGATGCATTATGCAAATCAATGGTGGATACAGGGGAGCTTGTTGACCGGGCTGTCGCTCAGCGTGCAGGAGTCGGCTGGTCAGCGAAAAACTGTGCTATTATTACTCCTGAGTTCGGTTCGTACGTATATTTAGGCGAAATGATTACTAATCTGCCTTTCACGCCAGATACGCCAATGGAAGACCAATGCGGTGAGTGCAATAAATGCATCGATGCATGTCCAACAGGTGCGCTTATTCAAGGCGGGCAGCTGAATGCCCAGCGCTGTATTGCTTTCCAAACACAGACGAAAGGGTTTTTGGCCGAAGAGTTTCGGGAGAAGCTAGGCAATAGAATTTATGGATGTGACACATGCCAGACGATTTGTCCAAAAAACAAAGGCATGGATTTTCATAATCATATCGAGATGGAACCAGATCCTGAAATTGCCAAGCCGCTCCTTGTGCCGCTGCTGACTATCAGCAATAAGGAATTTAAGGAGAAGTATGGACATATATCCGGCTCTTGGAGAGGTAAAAAGCCAATTCAGCGCAATGCGCTTATCGCACTTGCCCATTTCAAGGAAGATAGTGCAGTTCCAGATATTATCGGTGTAATGAAAAATGACCCGAGACCTGTCATAAGAGGAACTGCAGCATGGGCGCTTGGGAAAATTGGCGGTGATGAATCACGTCAGGCTTTAACGACATTGAGCAATAAGGAAACAGACCCTGAAGTGCTGCAAGAAATGCAGGATGCACTTGCGCGGCTGTCATCATAA
- a CDS encoding phenylalanine--tRNA ligase beta subunit-related protein, whose protein sequence is MDISIDRELSSLIAGFKIGAIFYNQIEVGESPQMVKGRLQLFQESIYFDLLEKKVQDIPSVQEWRQIFKTAGKDPNRYRHSAEALFRRVHKQNYLQPINSSIDLNNFFSLQYGVPIGIYDLSKLSGDITFRIGKESEQYTGLNGRANSLDNLIISADDAGPFGSPFVDSNRAPVTFDTKDAVQFVYLQASTPKETAERMVASLMDMFVQVHGGQAQFKIVE, encoded by the coding sequence TTGGATATTTCAATTGACAGAGAACTCTCTTCCCTCATAGCTGGTTTCAAAATTGGCGCTATTTTCTATAACCAGATTGAAGTCGGTGAATCACCGCAAATGGTAAAGGGCCGCTTGCAGCTTTTCCAAGAATCCATCTACTTTGATCTGTTAGAGAAAAAAGTCCAGGATATTCCGTCCGTTCAGGAATGGCGCCAAATCTTTAAAACTGCCGGGAAAGATCCGAACCGCTACCGACATTCTGCTGAAGCACTATTCAGACGGGTACATAAACAGAATTATTTGCAGCCTATCAACAGCAGCATCGATTTAAACAATTTCTTTTCCCTTCAATATGGAGTGCCGATTGGCATTTATGACCTATCGAAGCTATCCGGCGATATTACCTTTAGAATTGGAAAAGAAAGTGAACAGTATACAGGTCTAAACGGCAGAGCCAATTCTCTTGATAACTTAATTATCAGCGCAGATGATGCAGGTCCCTTCGGCAGCCCGTTTGTCGATTCAAACAGAGCTCCAGTGACTTTCGATACAAAAGACGCTGTCCAGTTCGTTTATCTTCAAGCCTCCACCCCGAAGGAAACAGCCGAGCGTATGGTTGCTTCCTTAATGGATATGTTTGTCCAAGTTCACGGAGGGCAGGCACAATTTAAAATTGTAGAATAA